The Cyprinus carpio isolate SPL01 unplaced genomic scaffold, ASM1834038v1 S000006785, whole genome shotgun sequence nucleotide sequence AATTCCTAATAACCAACAGGCCTATAACTTTTCTTCTGCATTTTTACTGTTTGAGTGGGAGTTTTTGAGCCTTCAAATCATCTTTACATGAATACACcaaaaatacatagaaaacatTAGCTTTCTTTATTGTCTGATTAATCATGCTGGattattaagggaaaaattatttattagagCATTTGCATTACATAAAATGAATCAATAATCACTATCATGATGGattattaagggaaaaattatttttgcttcaACCCCTAATCAAAatacacctgaacaagctaatcaaggtctggaAGGGTTACTaggaagctacaggcaggtgagttttatagggttggagctgaactctgcaggactgcggctctccaggaccggagaTCGCTACCCCGGGCCTATACTCAAAGTAGTTCAAAAACACTTCCACCTTCCTGAATATCTATGTAAAAATCAGCATTTGATTGTGATTTCTACTGTGAAGACATTTGGCTTTGATGTAAGAACATAGCCCAGCAACCGTTCGTCCACCCACCAGAGCCGAGAGAGCCCGTCGGATCACAGCTCAGTAGAACCACAGCATCAGGACGCAGACTGAAACAGttgttaaaatgtgaaatgtggtCCAGTTAGtttgtgaaaaattatatatatatacacaccacaacaaacacacaccacatccACACACccaatacacatatatatatatactgtatatcaccgTTGCCATGAACAAACCTGGGGAATCGGTGACAGAGGTCCGCTGATTTCAAGATGTGTGGtttggttgctgatgggattttTGATAACACAGCTTAGTGTTGTTATCCTGAGAGTCcactccagaggtagagagagatgATGCTGGATCAGGAAACACTGATGCCTGACATAAACtgttcctttgtaccaggagagagtcccAGTGACCCACCTTCCaccactgaaaacacacacaaacaatgaaacaattctgctgatgatgatgatagatgagatgagatgacAGTCTCTGCTTGATGACCGGAACAGCGTGGCACGAAGCTATCAGAAGATATGGAGCAGAGATAAAGCTAATTCAGGTAAATCAGAGAGATTGGTGATATTTACTaacatgcattaatatttaaaattgatatGCAGTACAAGTTAGCAAAGAAatcaacaaatgccttgtttgatTATGTTTGAAAATGgtgattataaatattatttaaaattagggGAGTGGAAAaacggttcaactttttcacggttggTTTGTATCACCAAATagaatattctatctaactacaagcaaacAGCACAATGTAAATAGAGTAGAGTAAAAGATACCCAATGAAATATAAACAGTAATTTTCAGACGTTTTAGGTAGTGTCTAGCGCATGTAGTTTTTTTatggtacagaaattgaatataataaaagtttaggtatcaaatgtaaaacagcattgcatatttgactggtCGTTAGACATTAAAGAATGTAATCTTTAATTAAAGTTAaccaaaagctattcaatcaagagcaagTGAGTGGATCttcttgtttgttgctgttcgattatatagagactgtcactttaagagaatagCACTAGATCAAGTGCACATGATTACAGTAGGCCTACGTTTTCAGGCcggcctatgtctgctaataggatacttaccaagaccgGGCCCATTTTTGAATAtgcttttatgtgcatttgtccattcaaacacaaataatacttcaaagagagcttaatatttgcggCGTGTTCTGAGGTGGATGAGTGCACACAAAATCTTTGCGCCGGCACAGCTTGCGTCCTCTGGCTCCTTAAATGTTCAAAACTGGCAATGCTTTAAAtaagttttagttaaaaacacacagatatcaacgtgtgctgttcagggCTACCTGTAGTGCGCACTATCACCACCACCCGACCCAACATACGGCAATTCGCATGACAACAAGAGAGTGAATGGTTTGCTccacgttttttgttttttttttttggtcatatcacGCTTGTTGTAAGCTGTCTGGGCATAAAAGCCAGAATGCACATCCAACGAACGAGAACAATACATCTAGTCGGAAAACTGTTTTTTATGGTCGTTATTTATATTGAACACCATTTTACAAATGCGTTGTTCAGATTTAAATTTGAACTCCGTGGGGTACGTAGCGCGGAGGTGCTGACACCATCTGTGGGGAGACGCCGCACGGTTCAATTTTTTTGTCCGCCTACCGTCCACCATGATTTAAATACAAGGAATGCCATAAAATGCACAACATTGAATTCAACATAAATTGTCTCTCTTTTATAATACTTGTCCAATAATTCTTGATAGTGTTTGTTGTCAACAAAGATGTATTAAAAACAGAGTAGGGTACGTTTCTACCAGAGACCGTGTATTGAATGTGTCGAGCGGCGGTCCTCTCTTCTGCTCTGGTGCACTTTATAAAAGTCCAGAGTCTGCTGTGTGTttatgttcatgatggtcaggaGTTATCCAGTTGATCTCCAACTTCAGTCTGTCTCTAAGACCTTCATCATAATTGACTCCTTTATGGTCTTTTACGTTGATTTTAGCTCTGCGAACGAGTTTCAAATGTCACCAGATGTCCACATTCCCTCTGTATTTCAGTAAaatcagtgtttagagtgacagaatctccctccatcactgacactgacttcacttcatcaacaccaaacacacctggtgaacaaacaaatatttacttATTAGAGATTTTCATTCACATTTGGAATTTTACTGCGCACTCAAGGGAATGATGGAAAATTTGACAATATTAGATGCAAAATTAATGATGGAATCCAATAAAGAACATAATCATGTACAGGTaagcaaattaaaatataaggtgaaaagaaaacaaacacttaccAGCCAGACTCCATgagcacaaacaaatgaaaataaacattttcttaaacaGTTCTCCAAACCAGTTTCCCAACACCGATAACTGCTATAATAATCGCACCCTGGCACTCTTGAAAAAGTCGAATGTATAAAGTGTAAAGTGGTTTAGTAAAACACTGCAGTCAATGAACAAACTCCTCCAGTAGCTCCTCCCACAAAGACAGACCTTTTTCagcaattattaaaatgtaaaactggcTTACTTAAAATGTCCTGccgacatttaaaacattttacgtTTCCtttctcaaaatgatttttttctgttgtttaacTCCTTTTTTGGTCTGGATTGATGCACTCCAAGGTCTGACTTAAACAAGGGCTTATAGGCCAAAAAGTGCCTACAAAATTCAAGTttaaggggtaaaaaaaaaaaagcaaacaaacccTACAATAACAAGTTCCTGATGTTTATACAGATAATATCATATTTAAGCAATATCAGGAGTGCTATTTTACCCTGATTATCAGCAAGACTgtaaatgtgatactgattttgATTTTGTAACAGTTCCATACACAAGAAAAATAGTAGCCTAACTTACATTTaacatattgtgtgtttttgatcgTTCAAAGAAAATATCACCAAATAAATCACAGTAGAACCACAGCAAATGTTAATCTACATCTCTGAAAAAAAGCAGCACGAGCTAACCATGTTCCCAAATTTATTATGGGAAtcctttaaaaatctgttttcatcaAACAAGAAGATTTAAGGTCTCCCATTTCTGACAAAATAAAATCTCTGTgatataactttaataataaataaataaatatagaaaataacgATAAAAAATAAGACATccataaatattactattgtaatttttctgttgttctgtaaaatcaCAATTATCACTATATATAgtagtattgttaatattaacaacaaaacagtaataataaatactctttaacttcttctcttctttctgtAGATCAAAGAGTGTCATTTTGACAAGTCATATTCAGTCTGTGAAGGGAGGAGGAGTTTTTTTCAACACTCGCTGCAGAGCTTCACTAAACCGCTTCATTACAGACCGACAGCTTCATTCACTTTCAAGAGTGTCAGGAGGGCTCGATTATTATCACAGTTTTGTTGTGAAGCTGTTTTGCGAACTgctgaagaaaatgtttattttcatctgCTTGTTCTCATGCAGGCTGGCTGGTAAGTATTTTTATGGCTTCAGTTCTgttattagtatatattttaatttttgtcctcAAACATAATTGATATTTCCATCATTAGAGTGTTGTCTCTAATATTTTgcctatatatatttctaatccTGTATCAGACTAATATACTCAAATGCTTAGCATTCATGCTGCTGTCCCCTACAGTGCGGGGTAAAGGATTGTTCTGCAATGACCTTTTTGAATAGCTTAAACATGACTAAATAGTCTTATATTGAGTAAATATCCCtgtttgttcatcaggtgtgtttggtgagtcagtgtcagtgatggagggagattctgtcactctaaacactcATCTTACTGAAATACAGAGAGACGGTCTTATAATGTGGAAATTTGGACTCGTTCTCATAGCTAAAATCAACGCAAAAGACAATAAGAGAGATTTTTATGATGAGAGATTCAAAGATCGACTGCagctggatcagactggatctctgaacaTCAcgaacaccagaaccacagactctggattTTATAAAGTAACCAGCAGCAGAACAGAGAAGCCGCTCAACACATTCAATCTTACCGTCTATGGTGAGTTAAAAGTAGGCCTACTTTTCACACTTTCATAGTAAAATTTCTTCtaaatttacaaaagaaaaaaaagaagtgcattaGTGAGACAGTTCCTTGTGTAGgatgtcattgttttattttcattgaaatTCATGAACATTTCCataacatataaaattaaatttttagccttttttttttttttttggaatcctTCTGTTAAGAGAGGGGTTTAGATCAGAATCAAGATTGTCTGCATCAACATTGACCTATGTGTGTGATGAACTTTGACTGAACAATTAAATTctaacaaatataaacatatattaattacatttataatcttttttttttttagcacgtCTGCCTGTTCCTATAATCAGCAGTACCTCTTCACAAAATCCACCACCATCATTATCATCTTCAGTATCCAAATGTCTGTtgctgtgttcagtggtgaatgtgagtgatgtgactctctcctggtacagaggaaacagtttattgtccaacatcagtgtgtctgatctcagcagaAGTCTTTCTTTACATCTGGAGTGTCTGGATGATTcttacagctgtgtgatcaacaatcccatcagcaaccagactcagcATCTCAACACCACTGAACTCTGTCAGCCATGTTCAGGTATGTctgtgataatatatatatatatatgtacacattcaTTTGCACCAATGACTGTCTCCTCCGCATCCTCCAGATGTAAGTCAGATAGTGCTGATTTCTGCTCCTGGGTCTCTGTTGATCATAGCTGCAGTTGGGATCTTCTGCATCTGCAGGAAACGCAGAAAAACAGAGCAAGAAGGCAAGTATTGTATACCTACCTCTTTTATTATAGCTAACTCTCAGACATCATTTCAtttagtgttttgtttctgtaatttTAGCTGAAACAGTTGAGACTGGTGCAGAGATCACTTGACGGCTGATCCAACATTCTACAAATGAAAAGCACTGAAATCGGTAggtgaatttatttctgtggatgGTATGTGTCTGTATTATTGGACTCGGATTAAGgagtgtttttaatgatttacaaACACAGCACCACAATTGACATTTGTCCAATGACTTTCATACCGTATATTGCTTATTTCCAAGATAGAGCATTTGGGATAAAGTTTTTTATGGGCTTGCTCTTATTTGTGGTTATTTTAatagcaagatctggcaacatGAGTCAAGACATAGGCACCTCGTTCCCTGTTATTTCTTGGACCCCAGATACAGAGAGAGACGCGACTCTGTTACgcatttaaacatgcatttaaatcatTAACAACTAGTTTTTTGGTTCCGTACACACTGCGTAGAaattttaatctcattttaagttaatttggTAAGGTAATTCGGTTTTAGAATGCGATTGTCATTCCCATAAAttactgaactgtgtgtgtacaGGTTACGCATTAGAACAGGGGTggtcacagtcctgcagagttttgcaaaaactcaaaaaactaGAAAGCTACTGcctgtattaaattaaattaaatgaaaatagttagagacctaaaaaaaaaaaaaaaactagtttgatAATGATTAATATATAGACATGGGTTACATTTTAAAGTCTTCATGGAAAAAATACATCAGtgaaaatgcatttgtgttttctttcagagGCGTAAAGAGCAGGATAATGAGGTGTACGCTGGATTCTCAAGACACTGACCAACTCTTGATCAAAACTCTTGTTTTTGGCTAACTTTTTACACCCcaatcacatgtttttttttgttgggttttttttttttgtgaatttaaataaatcctgaaaaagttCCTAAAAGTGATGGATTTCTCACGGAAGGGTATTCCAAGTTTACACAGATTTCATTGAGGTAGGTAATGTATACAGATTGCATTCTTATTGATTTTGGAGTCCTTAATTGGAAAAAAGCATTGCGTTTGAATTGAGAACTGAGAAGAAAATAAGACCAATACACGGtcgcagcaaaaaaaaaaaaaattgaacctCAGTTCTTTCAGCAGTCATATTCCATTCTGCTATTAGTTTTAAATCTTTGATCTCTGATTCCACAACTATTTTAACCCATTATTTGTTTCCAATGTTAAAACCTCATGATCTACAGATGTTTGACCTGATCAAGTATCTCCACAGTCTTTTTTTCAGATGTTAAAATCTGATTCATGTGTGTCGTTTGTTTCAGTTGGACTCAGTTTAATGGTTTACACACCTCTATTTAAGACCCTGCTGTGACCAAACATGGAAaaacaatgtgttattttataGGGGCAAATGTCTTAAACCTTATTTAAAAGTGATATGCTGTGACCAAACAtggaaaaacaatgttaaatatgTCTTATATTTCAATAATCGTTCAAATATATTTTCGTAAAATATTTTATGAGTTATGTGATCACCACCTGATCCTGTTTTTGATTCTAATTAAGATTTTGCTCTGATCATTATGACTAGAATCTCCTGTGAAAACCCTCTATATTGTTTCAGTGAATCTGTTGTGTTCTGATCAGGAAATGTCTACAGACTTAGCGCTCACTTTCCTCACTGAACTCTGAccaaatgtctttaatgtcaatcATAGTGATAGTGatcaaaaatcattttgtttgttcAACTACTGAGATGGGTTCGTGAAATGCGTCTCCTGCCAAATCAAATGTattgcaaataaaatacattcattatactttattttctttttttttcatattatggtGTTTTCATACAATATCTGTGTCATAGGAATGATGCTTGTACAGCAATAATGACTctaatatgaaacatttaaatcaaatcattTACAAATGAGAATAATACAGATAGCAGTGAATAATAATACAAGGCACAACACAATGTAgtatcacacaacatttctttaaatacagAGTCAGGTAAAAGTGCAAACAAACTTTTTCTATGCACTGAAATTAGTTTATCagcataaatacaaatacataggTGCTTTAGATAAAATGTTCTTAATCCAGGTCCTGGGGACCCATCACTTTGCACATTTTGTGTGCCTGCCTTATTTAACACAATTGGATTcggatcatcagctcattaggaaagATGCTCAATGAACTCGAACTATGCTGCCGTTCACGTGGTCTGCCTTGAGAGGAGAAGTGCAACAGGTTGTGTCCCGGATGAGAGAGGTTTTTGATGATGTTTACCTGCCCCGTTTTCTTCTTCACCTCTCCGAAGGTTTCTTCACTCCGAAGTTCAATCTGAGTTGTATAAGTCCTGAAggctgggcaggtgcacaccaatgatcttTTCTGCTGTCGCTCGTTGAAATATCCGCGTCAAGTGACTAAAACATGTAGAAAAACATGTCATCATACCGTAAGTTCctgcaaaatttacatttaatgtaatgctATTAACTTAATATTTGTCCTCCTGTATGACGTTTGTCAAGATCATTCATGAGCCTTGTGTAGGATTTGTTTGATGAGTGAAAGTGTAAATCAGTGGTGTTCTTTATTACGAATATCCAGACATTATGAATCCAGGCATATTTCTCTACCTTTAATCTTTTTGATGAtcctttttatgactttttaaaaaaatatatttttcagctGTTTCTGATGTCGATACAGATCAAAAGTCAGCATATATGATGGAGGGAAGATTTCAGTTCAACTGCTACACACTGGTGTTTGAAAAAGTCCCAAAAAGAATGAGATTAAATTGGTATTTTAATGGAATTCGCATCGCTTACAATCACAAGGATCTCAGGTCATATCTGCACGGATGCTGCAGTGTGATAAGAGATTCAGAGACCAGGCTGAAGTGGTCGGATCAGACTGGATACGCTGACCCATCACGAAATCACAAAACACAGGACTCTGGAGAATATATACACTAGAGATCATCAAGAGCAGCATGAATCAGTGAAAAAGATCTTTCAGTGTGTGCTGTCATTGGTGAGTTATTAATGAGTAGGTCTTTATGTCTTTTACTCACAATAATTAATggtgtttattaaaaaacaataaatttcagAGTTACTTTTTTCTTTAGCCAGCATCATTGAAcagtataaataatgtaaaaataaggttttaaaaCTAAGATTgccttttactttttaatttttgttctgtGGAGAAGACACTTTCTCacttatttctttaaaattggTACTGTCATTTCACAATAACATTGTTGGATTCCAGCAagaattttagttatttaagGTCTGTCAGTTGAATAAAGATGGATAAACATGTTTTAGaactttttatatgtttatagGTTCTGCAGTTCATTTTGTTTCTGTTAATTTCTTAAGATCCACGAAAAGAATAtgcagaattatatatatatagatatatatatatatatatagtatatatatatatatatatatatatatattatagctagCAGGGTGAGTATCATTAATCATTCACTGGCCTTTAAgctaattttaaaatacagtttttgaaacCTTAAAATCAAACCCAAAATAATAGCTATGGCACTGTGCTCCTGTTTGAGTTGActcaatattaaaatacaacCATCTCACCTCATCTCACAGCAGACCCACTTTTATTCCATGTGTTTGTGTCAGACTGTCAGATTCGCTCACTAATGATTATCTCTCTTTAGCCGATACCGATTCAGGTCTATCTTCAGGTCTGAAAGCAGGGATATATGCTggttttgttcttcttcttcttgtggctGCAGCAGCTGTTGTTCGTTTTGATTTACTCTCGCGCTGAGGAGATCCAGAAATTGCACGTATACACCAACAGACACCAATAGTGAGCAGGAAAACATCATCTTTATTGTGCCAACTGTAGTAATAATTCGTATACTTTTATGGTGACTTTTTTCCAAAGCAGCCAAGAAGAAAAACAAGGATGGGAGGGTTCTGTAGAAAAGTACAGATTCGGATCTGAGTGTTTGTGGTGTGATTGTGGCTTCATTCTGCTCAGGATTAATTCTAACGCAAACACAGAACACTATTATTCATGGCTCTCGAAATGCGTGATCAATAGTTACTTTATTTTCCTGATAATGCTATCTTCAGTAGCAAACTTGAATTCAGTCTGCTCACGCCTTGTATCTAAGGCATTCACTTCATTGTTTCTCATATCACAATGCGACtcagtttatatattaataattattattattattattattcaacttGCTCTTCTGGTGAAAAACATAGTGCCAATGTGAAATGACAATCCGGTCATGCTCTCTCTTTACATTCTGTAACATGTTGTTTTCATAAAGATTAGAAAGATGGAGATCCCAAGATCAGCATGTAATCTACAGCAGCATTATTCCCACTACGTTAAACCAGCAAAGACCACTGCTTCAGCTTTTATaagccttttaaaaaaattctaacaatcACCTcgtaaaaatagaaaatgtgtcGCAGGTCACACTGATGAATTAATTCTTGTGTCCAAAGCAACAAGTAAAGTACACCACAAGCAGTTCAGTTATTATAATAAATGCCTTTGGTTGTAGATTAGTTAGATTTTAAACCACAtatatttaaatcacaaataatctACTTGTAGAAAccagtttaaaacagttaaaacaagTTGTGCTAAATATTTTACCCTTTTAGGTATTTGGTTTCTGGgcttatcttattttattaatgttccCATTCATCTAAATGGGATcgattttgtgactttttttctacaACCTAATCGCTGTACTTCATACTTGTGGACAATAAAAGTGCTAAAATGTATTGTACTACTACGCATTTTATAATGAAATCTGAACAGCACAAACATGAGattaactgtcattttaaaagtatttgtttccACCAGGTGGCAGAAACTGtccacttaataataataataataataataataataatgtgtttaaaattgtGCACGTTACATACTGTAAGTACTATATATTTTTGGATGTCAGACTCTTTGTCTCACCTTTTCACCCCTGATAAGTTGCACAGTACAgacatatatatgtttaattgACTATTAAATCAGACATCTTCATTCATTATGTGTTACAGATAACTATGACTACGAATAAGATACAATAGACAATAGGACTGATAGGAAGTGGAGTACACAAACACTCCACAAGATAATGGACATTATACCTTAACGTACAGTTCCTCACCAAGCAGTTCTTCCCTCAAAAGTTCCCATCATCGTTCCAtgtagtaaaaaagaaaaaattaatattaataataataatttataaataattggtTAAAATTTTATGCCAGAATTTAAACTGTTCTTAAAGTgtttatagataaaaaaaaagcatgcattgcAT carries:
- the LOC122144852 gene encoding natural killer cell receptor 2B4-like; its protein translation is MFIFICLFSCRLAGVFGESVSVMEGDSVTLNTHLTEIQRDGLIMWKFGLVLIAKINAKDNKRDFYDERFKDRLQLDQTGSLNITNTRTTDSGFYKVTSSRTEKPLNTFNLTVYARLPVPIISSTSSQNPPPSLSSSVSKCLLLCSVVNVSDVTLSWYRGNSLLSNISVSDLSRSLSLHLECLDDSYSCVINNPISNQTQHLNTTELCQPCSDVSQIVLISAPGSLLIIAAVGIFCICRKRRKTEQEGK